A section of the Centropristis striata isolate RG_2023a ecotype Rhode Island chromosome 7, C.striata_1.0, whole genome shotgun sequence genome encodes:
- the si:ch211-214j8.12 gene encoding uncharacterized protein si:ch211-214j8.12 isoform X2: MSFQNLLDFGSFSCLEMPLFRAQGEHGGAKAQPGQRRKRKMRFGVGSCVKTDEDGSVLSLTRLCLLSLADNMKEVWVKDYADNYLDHYSFRYIMGPFNLLPGELVEELMSLLCTRKEMTRAALHLLLVPQLRALSLERCPGLVTAALCAHIAARCQSLWSLDLSGAQQLPSKILSETLCCLPALRSLSLAGTPCDRCVIRTIAHRCRLLRHLDVSRCHFLSPAALLLLGGGTSFSSSGCPSRSPCGTSASQSFISSSCSAPLPPLPLGSLLAMDIGFGEQEGDPVAAAAYLLLSLPCLERVAMEGLGPACSLIQHRQFGQTDEFTDREGVPRLGEVWRERSNRQDTDSLQKKREGAVAGEEYEDEEEEEMLWGGYGSESEEDASRDEGPMCSHNQMRGRALSGDEHLILRLKDVKGLSCDSLESLSRACPNIHSISVNVDYDEDARGRSQGSVFAAGLKTWSGQLRSLLVHYPGPMVALLPGLQVAGSSLVSLTLEGVTTSPHTPLLEVIKACPRLRDLFISAEPPTTPHGEEDEENQRDDLDLPQLPNLCSLALNFSYDHSQVKPDMSWMSLKRVLKGLLAGSPLLEKLSLVSLPCPLDSVLQNVLRGCNLDLHKPLGRVRCFDLPRTDVQMTTLKSIMRWSKRLEYVDVSYCWKITWLQSLDCKAFRKVKVVWV; encoded by the exons ATGTCTTTCCAGAACCTCCTAGATTTTGGATCCTTTTCCTGTCTGGAAATGCCTCTGTTTCGGGCTCAAGGTGAACATGGTGGGGCAAAGGCTCAGCCCgggcagaggaggaagaggaagatgaggtTTGGAGTAGGGAGCTGCGTGAAGACAGATGAAGATGGCTCTGTCCTTTCCTTGACACGGTTGTGTCTGCTGAGCCTGGCAGACAACATGAAGGAAGTGTGGGTGAAGGACTATGCTGACAACTACCTGGACCATTATTCATTCAGATACATCATGGGGCCTTTCAACTTACTGC CGGGTGAACTGGTCGAGGAGCTGATGTCGCTCCTGTGCACCAGAAAGGAGATGACCCGGGCAGCCCTCCACCTCCTGCTGGTCCCGCAGCTTCGTGCCCTGTCTCTTGAAAGGTGTCCTGGTCTGGTCACTGCTGCCCTCTGTGCTCACATTGCTGCACGTTGCCAG AGTCTGTGGAGTCTGGACCTCTCTGGAGCCCAGCAGCTGCCCTCAAAGATCCTGTCTGAAACTCTCTGCTGCCTGCCCGCCCTGCGCTCGCTCTCCCTGGCTGGTACACCTTGTGACAGATGTGTAATCAGGACAATTGCCCACCGCTGTCGTTTGCTGCGCCATCTGGATGTATCCCGCTGTCATTTCCTTTCCCCTGCTGCTCTACTTCTTCTTGGTGGTGGgacttccttctcctcctctggttGTCCTTCTAGGTCACCTTGTGGCACCTCAGCATCCCAGTCTTTTATTTCCTCTTCTTGCTCGGCACCCCTGCCTCCTCTCCCCCTCGGCAGCCTGCTGGCTATGGATATTGGGTTTGGAGAACAAGAGGGAGACCCTGTGGCAGCAGCAGcctacctcctcctctctctgccctGCCTGGAGAGAGTGGCCATGGAGGGCCTCGGGCCGGCCTGTAGTCTCATCCAGCACAGACAGTTCGGCCAAACAGATGAGTTCACTGACAGAGAAGGAGTTCCCAGGCTGGGGGAGGTGTGGAGGGAGCGAAGTAACAGGCAGGATAcagacagtttgcagaaaaagagagaaggagcAGTGGCAGGTGAAGAAtatgaggatgaggaggaggaggagatgttgTGGGGGGGGTATGGTAGTGAGAGTGAGGAAGATGCAAGTAGAGATGAAGGGCCGATGTGCTCTCATAATCAAATGAGAGGAAGAGCTCTGTCGGGTGATGAGCACCTGATCCTGCGCCTGAAGGATGTCAAGGGCTTGTCATGTGACTCTCTGGAGAGTTTAAGTCGAGCATGTCCAAACATCCACTCCATCTCTGTGAACGTAGATTATGATGAAGATGCAAGAGGGAGAAGCCAGGGGTCTGTGTTTGCTGCAGGCCTCAAGACGTGGTCAGGTCAGCTGCGGAGCCTCTTGGTACACTACCCAGGCCCTATGGTAGCTCTCTTACCTGGCTTGCAAGTCGCAGGCTCCTCTTTGGTCTCTCTCACCCTGGAGGGGGTGACAACCAGCCCTCACACCCCTCTGCTGGAGGTCATCAAGGCCTGTCCCAGACTCAGAGACCTGTTCATCTCTGCCGAGCCTCCCACCACCCCACATGGAGAAGAAGACGAGGAGAATCAGAGAGATGATCTGGATCTTCCACAGCTGCCTAACCTCTGCTCTCTCGCACTCAA TTTCTCCTACGACCACAGCCAAGTGAAGCCTGACATGTCCTGGATGTCCCTGAAGAGGGTGCTCAAGGGTCTCCTGGCCGGTTCTCCTTTACTGGAGAAGCTCTCATTGGTCTCCCTGCCCTGCCCTCTGGACAGCGTTTTACAGAATGTACTGCGTGGTTGTAACTTGGACCTGCACAAGCCACTTGGACGAGTACGATGCTTCGACCTGCCAAGGACTGATGTGCAGATGACAACACTGAAAAGTATAATGCGATGGAGCAAGAGACTCGAGTATGTAGATGTAAGTTACTGTTGGAAAATTACATGGCTGCAGTCGTTGGACTGCAAGGCTTTCAGAAAAGTCAAAGTTGTCTGGGTGTAG
- the si:ch211-214j8.12 gene encoding uncharacterized protein si:ch211-214j8.12 isoform X4 — protein MLNIIFGIRNMSFQNLLDFGSFSCLEMPLFRAQGEHGGAKAQPGQRRKRKMRFGVGSCVKTDEDGSVLSLTRLCLLSLADNMKEVWVKDYADNYLDHYSFRYIMGPFNLLPGELVEELMSLLCTRKEMTRAALHLLLVPQLRALSLERCPGLVTAALCAHIAARCQSLWSLDLSGAQQLPSKILSETLCCLPALRSLSLAGTPCDRCVIRTIAHRCRLLRHLDVSRCHFLSPAALLLLGGGTSFSSSGCPSRSPCGTSASQSFISSSCSAPLPPLPLGSLLAMDIGFGEQEGDPVAAAAYLLLSLPCLERVAMEGLGPACSLIQHRQFGQTDEFTDREGVPRLGEVWRERSNRQDTDSLQKKREGAVAGEEYEDEEEEEMLWGGYGSESEEDASRDEGPMCSHNQMRGRALSGDEHLILRLKDVKGLSCDSLESLSRACPNIHSISVNVDYDEDARGRSQGSVFAAGLKTWSGQLRSLLVHYPGPMVALLPGLQVAGSSLVSLTLEGVTTSPHTPLLEVIKACPRLRDLFISAEPPTTPHGEEDEENQRDDLDLPQLPNLCSLALKSDNNYG, from the exons atgttaaaCATAATTTTTGGCATTAGAAATATGTCTTTCCAGAACCTCCTAGATTTTGGATCCTTTTCCTGTCTGGAAATGCCTCTGTTTCGGGCTCAAGGTGAACATGGTGGGGCAAAGGCTCAGCCCgggcagaggaggaagaggaagatgaggtTTGGAGTAGGGAGCTGCGTGAAGACAGATGAAGATGGCTCTGTCCTTTCCTTGACACGGTTGTGTCTGCTGAGCCTGGCAGACAACATGAAGGAAGTGTGGGTGAAGGACTATGCTGACAACTACCTGGACCATTATTCATTCAGATACATCATGGGGCCTTTCAACTTACTGC CGGGTGAACTGGTCGAGGAGCTGATGTCGCTCCTGTGCACCAGAAAGGAGATGACCCGGGCAGCCCTCCACCTCCTGCTGGTCCCGCAGCTTCGTGCCCTGTCTCTTGAAAGGTGTCCTGGTCTGGTCACTGCTGCCCTCTGTGCTCACATTGCTGCACGTTGCCAG AGTCTGTGGAGTCTGGACCTCTCTGGAGCCCAGCAGCTGCCCTCAAAGATCCTGTCTGAAACTCTCTGCTGCCTGCCCGCCCTGCGCTCGCTCTCCCTGGCTGGTACACCTTGTGACAGATGTGTAATCAGGACAATTGCCCACCGCTGTCGTTTGCTGCGCCATCTGGATGTATCCCGCTGTCATTTCCTTTCCCCTGCTGCTCTACTTCTTCTTGGTGGTGGgacttccttctcctcctctggttGTCCTTCTAGGTCACCTTGTGGCACCTCAGCATCCCAGTCTTTTATTTCCTCTTCTTGCTCGGCACCCCTGCCTCCTCTCCCCCTCGGCAGCCTGCTGGCTATGGATATTGGGTTTGGAGAACAAGAGGGAGACCCTGTGGCAGCAGCAGcctacctcctcctctctctgccctGCCTGGAGAGAGTGGCCATGGAGGGCCTCGGGCCGGCCTGTAGTCTCATCCAGCACAGACAGTTCGGCCAAACAGATGAGTTCACTGACAGAGAAGGAGTTCCCAGGCTGGGGGAGGTGTGGAGGGAGCGAAGTAACAGGCAGGATAcagacagtttgcagaaaaagagagaaggagcAGTGGCAGGTGAAGAAtatgaggatgaggaggaggaggagatgttgTGGGGGGGGTATGGTAGTGAGAGTGAGGAAGATGCAAGTAGAGATGAAGGGCCGATGTGCTCTCATAATCAAATGAGAGGAAGAGCTCTGTCGGGTGATGAGCACCTGATCCTGCGCCTGAAGGATGTCAAGGGCTTGTCATGTGACTCTCTGGAGAGTTTAAGTCGAGCATGTCCAAACATCCACTCCATCTCTGTGAACGTAGATTATGATGAAGATGCAAGAGGGAGAAGCCAGGGGTCTGTGTTTGCTGCAGGCCTCAAGACGTGGTCAGGTCAGCTGCGGAGCCTCTTGGTACACTACCCAGGCCCTATGGTAGCTCTCTTACCTGGCTTGCAAGTCGCAGGCTCCTCTTTGGTCTCTCTCACCCTGGAGGGGGTGACAACCAGCCCTCACACCCCTCTGCTGGAGGTCATCAAGGCCTGTCCCAGACTCAGAGACCTGTTCATCTCTGCCGAGCCTCCCACCACCCCACATGGAGAAGAAGACGAGGAGAATCAGAGAGATGATCTGGATCTTCCACAGCTGCCTAACCTCTGCTCTCTCGCACTCAA GTCAGACAATAACTATGGATAA
- the si:ch211-214j8.12 gene encoding uncharacterized protein si:ch211-214j8.12 isoform X1 yields the protein MLNIIFGIRNMSFQNLLDFGSFSCLEMPLFRAQGEHGGAKAQPGQRRKRKMRFGVGSCVKTDEDGSVLSLTRLCLLSLADNMKEVWVKDYADNYLDHYSFRYIMGPFNLLPGELVEELMSLLCTRKEMTRAALHLLLVPQLRALSLERCPGLVTAALCAHIAARCQSLWSLDLSGAQQLPSKILSETLCCLPALRSLSLAGTPCDRCVIRTIAHRCRLLRHLDVSRCHFLSPAALLLLGGGTSFSSSGCPSRSPCGTSASQSFISSSCSAPLPPLPLGSLLAMDIGFGEQEGDPVAAAAYLLLSLPCLERVAMEGLGPACSLIQHRQFGQTDEFTDREGVPRLGEVWRERSNRQDTDSLQKKREGAVAGEEYEDEEEEEMLWGGYGSESEEDASRDEGPMCSHNQMRGRALSGDEHLILRLKDVKGLSCDSLESLSRACPNIHSISVNVDYDEDARGRSQGSVFAAGLKTWSGQLRSLLVHYPGPMVALLPGLQVAGSSLVSLTLEGVTTSPHTPLLEVIKACPRLRDLFISAEPPTTPHGEEDEENQRDDLDLPQLPNLCSLALNFSYDHSQVKPDMSWMSLKRVLKGLLAGSPLLEKLSLVSLPCPLDSVLQNVLRGCNLDLHKPLGRVRCFDLPRTDVQMTTLKSIMRWSKRLEYVDVSYCWKITWLQSLDCKAFRKVKVVWV from the exons atgttaaaCATAATTTTTGGCATTAGAAATATGTCTTTCCAGAACCTCCTAGATTTTGGATCCTTTTCCTGTCTGGAAATGCCTCTGTTTCGGGCTCAAGGTGAACATGGTGGGGCAAAGGCTCAGCCCgggcagaggaggaagaggaagatgaggtTTGGAGTAGGGAGCTGCGTGAAGACAGATGAAGATGGCTCTGTCCTTTCCTTGACACGGTTGTGTCTGCTGAGCCTGGCAGACAACATGAAGGAAGTGTGGGTGAAGGACTATGCTGACAACTACCTGGACCATTATTCATTCAGATACATCATGGGGCCTTTCAACTTACTGC CGGGTGAACTGGTCGAGGAGCTGATGTCGCTCCTGTGCACCAGAAAGGAGATGACCCGGGCAGCCCTCCACCTCCTGCTGGTCCCGCAGCTTCGTGCCCTGTCTCTTGAAAGGTGTCCTGGTCTGGTCACTGCTGCCCTCTGTGCTCACATTGCTGCACGTTGCCAG AGTCTGTGGAGTCTGGACCTCTCTGGAGCCCAGCAGCTGCCCTCAAAGATCCTGTCTGAAACTCTCTGCTGCCTGCCCGCCCTGCGCTCGCTCTCCCTGGCTGGTACACCTTGTGACAGATGTGTAATCAGGACAATTGCCCACCGCTGTCGTTTGCTGCGCCATCTGGATGTATCCCGCTGTCATTTCCTTTCCCCTGCTGCTCTACTTCTTCTTGGTGGTGGgacttccttctcctcctctggttGTCCTTCTAGGTCACCTTGTGGCACCTCAGCATCCCAGTCTTTTATTTCCTCTTCTTGCTCGGCACCCCTGCCTCCTCTCCCCCTCGGCAGCCTGCTGGCTATGGATATTGGGTTTGGAGAACAAGAGGGAGACCCTGTGGCAGCAGCAGcctacctcctcctctctctgccctGCCTGGAGAGAGTGGCCATGGAGGGCCTCGGGCCGGCCTGTAGTCTCATCCAGCACAGACAGTTCGGCCAAACAGATGAGTTCACTGACAGAGAAGGAGTTCCCAGGCTGGGGGAGGTGTGGAGGGAGCGAAGTAACAGGCAGGATAcagacagtttgcagaaaaagagagaaggagcAGTGGCAGGTGAAGAAtatgaggatgaggaggaggaggagatgttgTGGGGGGGGTATGGTAGTGAGAGTGAGGAAGATGCAAGTAGAGATGAAGGGCCGATGTGCTCTCATAATCAAATGAGAGGAAGAGCTCTGTCGGGTGATGAGCACCTGATCCTGCGCCTGAAGGATGTCAAGGGCTTGTCATGTGACTCTCTGGAGAGTTTAAGTCGAGCATGTCCAAACATCCACTCCATCTCTGTGAACGTAGATTATGATGAAGATGCAAGAGGGAGAAGCCAGGGGTCTGTGTTTGCTGCAGGCCTCAAGACGTGGTCAGGTCAGCTGCGGAGCCTCTTGGTACACTACCCAGGCCCTATGGTAGCTCTCTTACCTGGCTTGCAAGTCGCAGGCTCCTCTTTGGTCTCTCTCACCCTGGAGGGGGTGACAACCAGCCCTCACACCCCTCTGCTGGAGGTCATCAAGGCCTGTCCCAGACTCAGAGACCTGTTCATCTCTGCCGAGCCTCCCACCACCCCACATGGAGAAGAAGACGAGGAGAATCAGAGAGATGATCTGGATCTTCCACAGCTGCCTAACCTCTGCTCTCTCGCACTCAA TTTCTCCTACGACCACAGCCAAGTGAAGCCTGACATGTCCTGGATGTCCCTGAAGAGGGTGCTCAAGGGTCTCCTGGCCGGTTCTCCTTTACTGGAGAAGCTCTCATTGGTCTCCCTGCCCTGCCCTCTGGACAGCGTTTTACAGAATGTACTGCGTGGTTGTAACTTGGACCTGCACAAGCCACTTGGACGAGTACGATGCTTCGACCTGCCAAGGACTGATGTGCAGATGACAACACTGAAAAGTATAATGCGATGGAGCAAGAGACTCGAGTATGTAGATGTAAGTTACTGTTGGAAAATTACATGGCTGCAGTCGTTGGACTGCAAGGCTTTCAGAAAAGTCAAAGTTGTCTGGGTGTAG
- the si:ch211-214j8.12 gene encoding uncharacterized protein si:ch211-214j8.12 isoform X3: MPLFRAQGEHGGAKAQPGQRRKRKMRFGVGSCVKTDEDGSVLSLTRLCLLSLADNMKEVWVKDYADNYLDHYSFRYIMGPFNLLPGELVEELMSLLCTRKEMTRAALHLLLVPQLRALSLERCPGLVTAALCAHIAARCQSLWSLDLSGAQQLPSKILSETLCCLPALRSLSLAGTPCDRCVIRTIAHRCRLLRHLDVSRCHFLSPAALLLLGGGTSFSSSGCPSRSPCGTSASQSFISSSCSAPLPPLPLGSLLAMDIGFGEQEGDPVAAAAYLLLSLPCLERVAMEGLGPACSLIQHRQFGQTDEFTDREGVPRLGEVWRERSNRQDTDSLQKKREGAVAGEEYEDEEEEEMLWGGYGSESEEDASRDEGPMCSHNQMRGRALSGDEHLILRLKDVKGLSCDSLESLSRACPNIHSISVNVDYDEDARGRSQGSVFAAGLKTWSGQLRSLLVHYPGPMVALLPGLQVAGSSLVSLTLEGVTTSPHTPLLEVIKACPRLRDLFISAEPPTTPHGEEDEENQRDDLDLPQLPNLCSLALNFSYDHSQVKPDMSWMSLKRVLKGLLAGSPLLEKLSLVSLPCPLDSVLQNVLRGCNLDLHKPLGRVRCFDLPRTDVQMTTLKSIMRWSKRLEYVDVSYCWKITWLQSLDCKAFRKVKVVWV, encoded by the exons ATGCCTCTGTTTCGGGCTCAAGGTGAACATGGTGGGGCAAAGGCTCAGCCCgggcagaggaggaagaggaagatgaggtTTGGAGTAGGGAGCTGCGTGAAGACAGATGAAGATGGCTCTGTCCTTTCCTTGACACGGTTGTGTCTGCTGAGCCTGGCAGACAACATGAAGGAAGTGTGGGTGAAGGACTATGCTGACAACTACCTGGACCATTATTCATTCAGATACATCATGGGGCCTTTCAACTTACTGC CGGGTGAACTGGTCGAGGAGCTGATGTCGCTCCTGTGCACCAGAAAGGAGATGACCCGGGCAGCCCTCCACCTCCTGCTGGTCCCGCAGCTTCGTGCCCTGTCTCTTGAAAGGTGTCCTGGTCTGGTCACTGCTGCCCTCTGTGCTCACATTGCTGCACGTTGCCAG AGTCTGTGGAGTCTGGACCTCTCTGGAGCCCAGCAGCTGCCCTCAAAGATCCTGTCTGAAACTCTCTGCTGCCTGCCCGCCCTGCGCTCGCTCTCCCTGGCTGGTACACCTTGTGACAGATGTGTAATCAGGACAATTGCCCACCGCTGTCGTTTGCTGCGCCATCTGGATGTATCCCGCTGTCATTTCCTTTCCCCTGCTGCTCTACTTCTTCTTGGTGGTGGgacttccttctcctcctctggttGTCCTTCTAGGTCACCTTGTGGCACCTCAGCATCCCAGTCTTTTATTTCCTCTTCTTGCTCGGCACCCCTGCCTCCTCTCCCCCTCGGCAGCCTGCTGGCTATGGATATTGGGTTTGGAGAACAAGAGGGAGACCCTGTGGCAGCAGCAGcctacctcctcctctctctgccctGCCTGGAGAGAGTGGCCATGGAGGGCCTCGGGCCGGCCTGTAGTCTCATCCAGCACAGACAGTTCGGCCAAACAGATGAGTTCACTGACAGAGAAGGAGTTCCCAGGCTGGGGGAGGTGTGGAGGGAGCGAAGTAACAGGCAGGATAcagacagtttgcagaaaaagagagaaggagcAGTGGCAGGTGAAGAAtatgaggatgaggaggaggaggagatgttgTGGGGGGGGTATGGTAGTGAGAGTGAGGAAGATGCAAGTAGAGATGAAGGGCCGATGTGCTCTCATAATCAAATGAGAGGAAGAGCTCTGTCGGGTGATGAGCACCTGATCCTGCGCCTGAAGGATGTCAAGGGCTTGTCATGTGACTCTCTGGAGAGTTTAAGTCGAGCATGTCCAAACATCCACTCCATCTCTGTGAACGTAGATTATGATGAAGATGCAAGAGGGAGAAGCCAGGGGTCTGTGTTTGCTGCAGGCCTCAAGACGTGGTCAGGTCAGCTGCGGAGCCTCTTGGTACACTACCCAGGCCCTATGGTAGCTCTCTTACCTGGCTTGCAAGTCGCAGGCTCCTCTTTGGTCTCTCTCACCCTGGAGGGGGTGACAACCAGCCCTCACACCCCTCTGCTGGAGGTCATCAAGGCCTGTCCCAGACTCAGAGACCTGTTCATCTCTGCCGAGCCTCCCACCACCCCACATGGAGAAGAAGACGAGGAGAATCAGAGAGATGATCTGGATCTTCCACAGCTGCCTAACCTCTGCTCTCTCGCACTCAA TTTCTCCTACGACCACAGCCAAGTGAAGCCTGACATGTCCTGGATGTCCCTGAAGAGGGTGCTCAAGGGTCTCCTGGCCGGTTCTCCTTTACTGGAGAAGCTCTCATTGGTCTCCCTGCCCTGCCCTCTGGACAGCGTTTTACAGAATGTACTGCGTGGTTGTAACTTGGACCTGCACAAGCCACTTGGACGAGTACGATGCTTCGACCTGCCAAGGACTGATGTGCAGATGACAACACTGAAAAGTATAATGCGATGGAGCAAGAGACTCGAGTATGTAGATGTAAGTTACTGTTGGAAAATTACATGGCTGCAGTCGTTGGACTGCAAGGCTTTCAGAAAAGTCAAAGTTGTCTGGGTGTAG